A window of Zingiber officinale cultivar Zhangliang chromosome 5A, Zo_v1.1, whole genome shotgun sequence contains these coding sequences:
- the LOC121980686 gene encoding KH domain-containing protein HEN4-like isoform X2 yields MDEKKAYGKQGSGSFRKRPRDQFDNGKRKKHNPNYDHGSTNKPIDTIYRILCPVKKIGSVLGKGGDIVNALRDETHAKIRVADAIPGAEERVIIIFNYQSESEKSNPGQDTENSDTSELENTQPNCPAQDALLKIHDRIAADEILRGGVVQDRTEPDDIVTARILVPKNQVGCLLGKGGNIIQQLRTDTGANIRILPSDHLPRCAMGSDELVQVSGVPSITKKALFRISTLLHQHPNKENPPLETIIYASTQGSNRSDSSLPPPFLQGNRVWSPYYSDTRDQPTISRFGRYPDEPLRYPPGSFSRNNFHESEAAEEFSMRILCATVKIGGVIGKGGTNIRQLEQQTGARIQVEDTAPDAEERVINISCKEVPWETRSPTIEAVLQLQSRTSTNSDDGAITTRLLVPSSKVGSILGKGGDIITEMRRRTRADIRVYSKDDKPKYTSANEELVQISGPREFARDALAEIASRLRARTFRSENSSFSPASAPAAPFRGVPPFERISHRGAPSAGNTDTGSTRPGHFRGYTPERFLDRGTSSSSMFGPEKSVGYDYPKAYRQSYEAQYYHSPGASGYTNNAPAESKIPYGGATSFGRADISNSEIHQIFPVQVGSWSKS; encoded by the exons ATGGATGAAAAGAAGGCTTATGGGAAGCAAGGATCAGGAAGTTTCAGAAAACGACCTCGTGATCAGTTTGATAATGGGAAACGGAAGAAGCACAATCCTAACTATGATCATGGTTCTACCAATAAACCTATTGATACAATCTACCGCATCCTTTGCCCTGTAAAAAAGATTGGTAGTGTTCTGGGTAAAGGAGGTGATATTGTTAATGCCCTTAGAGACGAGACCCATGCAAAGATAAGGGTTGCAGATGCTATCCCTGGTGCAGAGGAGAGAGTAATTATCATTTTTAATTACCAGTCAGAAAGTGAAAAAAGTAATCCTGGTCAGGATACTGAAAATAGTGATACAAGTGAGTTAGAGAACACACAGCCCAATTGTCCTGCCCAGGATGCTTTACTCAAGATTCATGATAGGATTGCTGCAGATGAGATTTTGCGTGGTGGTGTGGTGCAAGACAGAACTGAACCTGATGATATTGTTACTGCTCGAATTTTGGTCCCAAAAAATCAAGTTGGATGTCTTCTTGGCAAGGGTGGAAATATTATACAGCAACTGCGAACTGATACTGGTGCAAATATTCGCATATTGCCCTCTGATCACCTACCGCGATGTGCCATGGGAAGTGATGAACTAGTACAG GTATCAGGAGTGCCATCTATTACAAAAAAGGCTCTTTTCAGAATATCAACTTTACTGCATCAACATCCCAATAAAGAAAATCCTCCTTTGGAAACTATCATATATGCCAGTACCCAAGGTTCTAATCGCTCAGATTCATCTCTCCCACCGCCATTTCTTCAGGGAAATCGAGTTTGGTCTCCCTATTACTCTGACACTCGTGATCAACCAACAATCTCAAGGTTCGGTAGGTACCCAGATGAGCCATTGAGATATCCTCCAGGTAGTTTTAGCAGAAACAATTTCCATGAGAGTGAGGCAGCAgaagaattctccatgagaatttTGTGTGCTACTGTGAAGATTGGTGGTGTGATTGGCAAGGGTGGGACCAATATCAGACAACTAGAGCAACAAACAGGTGCTCGGATTCAGGTTGAGGATACTGCACCTGATGCTGAGGAACGTGTGATCAATATTTCATGCAAGGAG GTTCCGTGGGAGACAAGATCTCCAACAATTGAAGCTGTTCTTCAACTTCAAAGTAGAACAAGTACGAACTCTGATGATGGTGCTATCACAACACGACTTCTAGTCCCATCAAGTAAAGTTGGTTCCATTCTTGGAAAAGGAGGCGACATTATAACAGAAATGAGAAGACGAACTAGAGCAGACATTCGTGTTTACTCCAAGGATGACAAGCCAAAATATACATCTGCAAATGAAGAGTTAGTGCAG ATTTCTGGGCCTAGAGAGTTTGCCCGGGATGCACTTGCAGAGATTGCTTCAAGGCTTAGAGCAAGGACGTTTCGGAGCGAGAATTCTTCTTTTAGCCCTGCATCTGCACCTGCAGCTCCTTTTCGTGGAGTTCCTCCTTTCGAAAGAATTTCTCATCGAGGTGCACCTTCAGCTGGAAATACTGACACAGGTTCTACACGACCAGGTCATTTTCGTGGTTATACTCCTGAAAGATTTCTTGATAGAGGAACTTCATCATCCAGCATGTTTGGACCTGAGAAATCTGTTGGGTATGATTACCCAAAG GCTTATAGACAATCATATGAAGCTCAATACTACCATTCACCAGGTGCTTCTGG GTACACTAATAATGCTCCTGCTGAATCTAAGATTCCTTATGGTGGAGCCACCTCATTTGGCAGAGCTGATATTAGCAATTCTGAGATTCATCAG ATTTTTCCTGTGCAAGTAGGTTCCTGGAGCAAGAGTTAA
- the LOC121980686 gene encoding KH domain-containing protein HEN4-like isoform X1 — translation MDEKKAYGKQGSGSFRKRPRDQFDNGKRKKHNPNYDHGSTNKPIDTIYRILCPVKKIGSVLGKGGDIVNALRDETHAKIRVADAIPGAEERVIIIFNYQSESEKSNPGQDTENSDTSELENTQPNCPAQDALLKIHDRIAADEILRGGVVQDRTEPDDIVTARILVPKNQVGCLLGKGGNIIQQLRTDTGANIRILPSDHLPRCAMGSDELVQVSGVPSITKKALFRISTLLHQHPNKENPPLETIIYASTQGSNRSDSSLPPPFLQGNRVWSPYYSDTRDQPTISRFGRYPDEPLRYPPGSFSRNNFHESEAAEEFSMRILCATVKIGGVIGKGGTNIRQLEQQTGARIQVEDTAPDAEERVINISCKEVPWETRSPTIEAVLQLQSRTSTNSDDGAITTRLLVPSSKVGSILGKGGDIITEMRRRTRADIRVYSKDDKPKYTSANEELVQISGPREFARDALAEIASRLRARTFRSENSSFSPASAPAAPFRGVPPFERISHRGAPSAGNTDTGSTRPGHFRGYTPERFLDRGTSSSSMFGPEKSVGYDYPKAYRQSYEAQYYHSPGASGYTNNAPAESKIPYGGATSFGRADISNSEIHQVPGARVKSHDPMLGVPDHVIHGHGPSEYSRPGQGYFPPSYIPSGSQSIPPSQQSIHPC, via the exons ATGGATGAAAAGAAGGCTTATGGGAAGCAAGGATCAGGAAGTTTCAGAAAACGACCTCGTGATCAGTTTGATAATGGGAAACGGAAGAAGCACAATCCTAACTATGATCATGGTTCTACCAATAAACCTATTGATACAATCTACCGCATCCTTTGCCCTGTAAAAAAGATTGGTAGTGTTCTGGGTAAAGGAGGTGATATTGTTAATGCCCTTAGAGACGAGACCCATGCAAAGATAAGGGTTGCAGATGCTATCCCTGGTGCAGAGGAGAGAGTAATTATCATTTTTAATTACCAGTCAGAAAGTGAAAAAAGTAATCCTGGTCAGGATACTGAAAATAGTGATACAAGTGAGTTAGAGAACACACAGCCCAATTGTCCTGCCCAGGATGCTTTACTCAAGATTCATGATAGGATTGCTGCAGATGAGATTTTGCGTGGTGGTGTGGTGCAAGACAGAACTGAACCTGATGATATTGTTACTGCTCGAATTTTGGTCCCAAAAAATCAAGTTGGATGTCTTCTTGGCAAGGGTGGAAATATTATACAGCAACTGCGAACTGATACTGGTGCAAATATTCGCATATTGCCCTCTGATCACCTACCGCGATGTGCCATGGGAAGTGATGAACTAGTACAG GTATCAGGAGTGCCATCTATTACAAAAAAGGCTCTTTTCAGAATATCAACTTTACTGCATCAACATCCCAATAAAGAAAATCCTCCTTTGGAAACTATCATATATGCCAGTACCCAAGGTTCTAATCGCTCAGATTCATCTCTCCCACCGCCATTTCTTCAGGGAAATCGAGTTTGGTCTCCCTATTACTCTGACACTCGTGATCAACCAACAATCTCAAGGTTCGGTAGGTACCCAGATGAGCCATTGAGATATCCTCCAGGTAGTTTTAGCAGAAACAATTTCCATGAGAGTGAGGCAGCAgaagaattctccatgagaatttTGTGTGCTACTGTGAAGATTGGTGGTGTGATTGGCAAGGGTGGGACCAATATCAGACAACTAGAGCAACAAACAGGTGCTCGGATTCAGGTTGAGGATACTGCACCTGATGCTGAGGAACGTGTGATCAATATTTCATGCAAGGAG GTTCCGTGGGAGACAAGATCTCCAACAATTGAAGCTGTTCTTCAACTTCAAAGTAGAACAAGTACGAACTCTGATGATGGTGCTATCACAACACGACTTCTAGTCCCATCAAGTAAAGTTGGTTCCATTCTTGGAAAAGGAGGCGACATTATAACAGAAATGAGAAGACGAACTAGAGCAGACATTCGTGTTTACTCCAAGGATGACAAGCCAAAATATACATCTGCAAATGAAGAGTTAGTGCAG ATTTCTGGGCCTAGAGAGTTTGCCCGGGATGCACTTGCAGAGATTGCTTCAAGGCTTAGAGCAAGGACGTTTCGGAGCGAGAATTCTTCTTTTAGCCCTGCATCTGCACCTGCAGCTCCTTTTCGTGGAGTTCCTCCTTTCGAAAGAATTTCTCATCGAGGTGCACCTTCAGCTGGAAATACTGACACAGGTTCTACACGACCAGGTCATTTTCGTGGTTATACTCCTGAAAGATTTCTTGATAGAGGAACTTCATCATCCAGCATGTTTGGACCTGAGAAATCTGTTGGGTATGATTACCCAAAG GCTTATAGACAATCATATGAAGCTCAATACTACCATTCACCAGGTGCTTCTGG GTACACTAATAATGCTCCTGCTGAATCTAAGATTCCTTATGGTGGAGCCACCTCATTTGGCAGAGCTGATATTAGCAATTCTGAGATTCATCAG GTTCCTGGAGCAAGAGTTAAATCGCATGATCCTATGTTGGGTGTGCCAGATCATGTCATCCACGGACACGGCCCGTCTGAATATTCAAGGCCAGGACAGGGCTATTTTCCACCATCCTATATCCCTTCAGGGAGCCAGAGCATACCGCCATCACAACAATCGATTCACCCTTGTTAG